A genomic region of Serratia fonticola contains the following coding sequences:
- a CDS encoding tyrosine-type DNA invertase, protein MKKRKYLSHIEIERMISAIPDGPNGCRDRCMLLMCFIHGLRVSELRGLRLEDIDLATNRLHVSRLKNGFSVQHPIQIRERLALNRWLSQRPRYLESDSPWLFLSRHGGQISRQQLYRLIKSYGELAGISVQVHPHMLRHSCGYALADKGIDTRLIQDYLGHRNIQNTVIYTASNVERFRIIHI, encoded by the coding sequence ATGAAAAAACGCAAATATCTCAGCCATATTGAAATTGAGAGAATGATCTCTGCCATACCGGACGGACCTAATGGTTGTCGGGATCGCTGTATGTTGTTGATGTGCTTTATTCATGGGTTACGCGTCAGTGAGCTGCGGGGCTTACGCTTAGAGGATATTGACCTGGCAACGAACCGCTTACACGTTTCCCGCTTAAAGAACGGTTTCTCTGTCCAGCATCCCATTCAAATCCGTGAACGCCTCGCGCTAAACAGATGGTTATCACAACGTCCACGTTATCTGGAGTCTGACAGTCCATGGTTATTCCTTTCACGCCATGGAGGGCAAATTTCACGCCAGCAGCTCTACCGTTTAATAAAATCCTACGGAGAATTAGCTGGCATCAGCGTTCAGGTACATCCTCATATGCTGCGACACTCTTGTGGGTATGCCCTCGCCGACAAAGGGATTGATACACGGTTAATTCAAGACTATCTGGGGCATAGAAACATTCAAAACACCGTTATTTATACTGCAAGCAACGTGGAACGCTTCCGGATAATACATATTTAA
- a CDS encoding response regulator transcription factor — MHPLTQKPIGLALMDRSPLTLTGLSCFIGTLNVANEIIVQETSMAAVSEGLLYQPVDILITELNGLNETTAQGRETLLNLCAQLPSLRVIVYTRCQKGEDLCRLLEVPNISVVSRGDELPLVSEFFNRVFNGERVLSPLIGSYLARNDSDDVSSLHNLTRCENDVLTFLFNGMSLREIAELQHRSIKTISAHKCNAMRKLQVKNDSELFSLRKNITQQFACD; from the coding sequence ATGCACCCATTGACGCAAAAACCTATCGGCCTGGCACTGATGGATCGCAGTCCACTAACGTTGACTGGGCTGTCATGTTTTATTGGAACGCTTAACGTCGCCAATGAGATTATTGTGCAGGAAACCAGTATGGCTGCGGTTTCTGAAGGCCTGCTGTATCAGCCGGTAGATATTCTGATCACAGAATTAAATGGTTTGAATGAGACCACGGCTCAGGGGCGGGAAACCCTGCTGAATTTGTGTGCTCAGCTCCCGTCGTTGCGAGTGATTGTTTACACCCGCTGCCAGAAGGGGGAAGATCTGTGTCGGTTGCTTGAAGTGCCTAACATCAGCGTGGTGTCCCGCGGTGATGAGCTGCCACTGGTGAGTGAATTCTTTAACCGGGTATTTAACGGTGAGCGAGTGTTAAGTCCTCTGATTGGTTCTTACCTGGCTCGAAACGATTCCGACGATGTTTCCAGTCTGCATAACCTGACTCGTTGTGAAAATGACGTCCTGACATTCTTGTTTAACGGGATGAGCCTGAGGGAGATCGCTGAACTTCAGCATCGTAGCATCAAAACTATCAGTGCACATAAGTGCAATGCGATGCGAAAATTGCAGGTCAAGAATGACAGCGAATTATTTTCGCTTAGAAAAAACATTACTCAGCAGTTTGCGTGCGATTAA
- a CDS encoding MFS transporter, with product MAGNGDAGCRDVLPWNDVFWGEACLSGVPLPSAMTQSIGHLLAALGTTLFGQMRDLIKS from the coding sequence ATGGCTGGTAACGGTGATGCTGGTTGTCGGGATGTACTACCCTGGAATGACGTGTTCTGGGGGGAAGCGTGCTTATCGGGAGTGCCTTTACCGTCAGCCATGACACAGTCTATTGGCCATTTGCTGGCCGCACTGGGAACAACCCTGTTTGGCCAGATGCGCGACCTGATTAAAAGTTGA
- a CDS encoding fimbria/pilus outer membrane usher protein, whose product MNNPKRLSSRGFNRTPLAWLISCQVAVLMGISGGAQARDYFNPALLELDNPSQRGADLTVFEDGNTQAPGRYRVDIYLNGEMVDTQELDFVLQRTATGQDTLQPCLSSGMLESMGVKVDSFPAIKASGQCVNLSHAIPQASANFRFNQQRLDLSIPQAALNLMARDYVSPDKWDQGVPALLVNYNFSGANNWARSNDSSDSDSYFLNLRSGLNLGAWRLRNYSTWNRDNDGQSHWNSINTYLQRDIIALKSQLILGDSTSPSEVFDSVPFRGAQMASDDDMLPDSMKGYSPVVRGIARSNAQITIRQNGYVIYQSYVAPGAFEIKDLYPTAGSGDLNVTIREADGSEQNLVVPFASVPVLQREGRFKYSITSGQYRSPTSSVDDTPFTQGTAIYGLPWGATIYGGVQAASKYQSIAVGWGQNMGVIGAISADVTQAWSKPENAEKDNGQSWRMRYGKSFVETGTNFSLASYRYSTQGFYTLQETLDTYTDGRVSPYLDHKKSRAELTLSQSLWEGAGSLSLSLIREDYWNDNRRNESASVGYNNSWNSISYGLNYTYSKNGYDSNGNRTNYNDQIFAFNISVPLSKWLPNSYATYNLNTSRNGTTSNIVGINGTALPNGNLNYSVSQGYTSQGQGANGNASVDYRGGLGQVNLGYGYDHDQQRLNYGVQGGIVVHENGLTLSQPLGETITLVKAPGAKDVNVVNQTGVTTDWRGYAVVPYATAYRKNYIGLDTTTMPDDVDMTLTSQTVIPTRGAVVRANFKPNIGQRVLMTMLMQGGAPVPFGATVTTADGQNASIVGDSGQVYLSGMAGSGTLNVKWGNSSSQQCRVSYSLTEQKENTGIRLMNGQCL is encoded by the coding sequence ATGAATAACCCGAAGCGTTTAAGCTCTCGCGGATTTAACCGTACCCCTCTGGCTTGGCTTATCTCCTGTCAGGTTGCGGTGCTTATGGGGATTTCCGGTGGTGCACAGGCTCGCGATTACTTTAACCCAGCGCTGCTGGAGCTTGATAACCCGTCTCAGCGAGGGGCTGACCTGACGGTGTTCGAAGATGGTAACACTCAGGCTCCAGGCAGATACCGGGTCGATATATATCTGAATGGTGAAATGGTCGATACCCAGGAACTCGACTTCGTCCTTCAGAGAACAGCCACAGGCCAAGACACACTGCAGCCTTGCCTCAGCAGCGGCATGCTGGAGTCAATGGGCGTGAAAGTGGATTCTTTCCCTGCGATAAAAGCCTCTGGGCAGTGCGTCAATCTCTCCCATGCCATTCCGCAGGCCTCTGCCAACTTCCGTTTTAACCAGCAACGTCTGGACTTAAGCATTCCGCAGGCGGCGCTGAATCTGATGGCTCGCGATTATGTCTCGCCTGACAAATGGGATCAGGGCGTGCCTGCATTGTTGGTAAACTATAACTTCAGCGGTGCCAACAACTGGGCCAGAAGTAATGACAGTTCCGACTCAGACAGCTATTTCCTTAATTTACGTTCCGGGTTGAACCTAGGCGCATGGCGTCTGCGTAATTATTCAACCTGGAATAGAGACAATGACGGCCAAAGTCACTGGAATTCCATCAATACCTATTTGCAACGCGATATTATTGCGCTGAAAAGCCAGTTGATATTGGGGGATAGCACATCGCCGAGTGAAGTGTTTGATAGCGTGCCATTCCGTGGTGCTCAGATGGCTTCAGATGACGATATGCTGCCAGACAGCATGAAAGGCTATTCGCCTGTGGTACGAGGCATTGCACGTAGCAACGCCCAGATTACCATCCGGCAGAACGGATACGTCATCTATCAAAGTTATGTTGCACCAGGTGCCTTTGAAATCAAGGATCTTTATCCTACTGCAGGCAGTGGTGACTTGAACGTAACGATCCGGGAAGCGGATGGCAGCGAACAGAATCTGGTTGTGCCATTTGCCTCTGTACCGGTGTTGCAACGTGAAGGCCGCTTCAAGTACAGCATTACCAGTGGGCAATATCGTTCCCCTACCAGTAGCGTTGATGACACGCCATTCACTCAAGGTACGGCAATTTATGGTCTTCCTTGGGGCGCGACAATCTATGGTGGGGTGCAGGCTGCCAGCAAGTACCAATCGATTGCCGTCGGTTGGGGCCAGAATATGGGGGTTATCGGTGCGATTTCTGCCGACGTGACACAAGCCTGGTCTAAACCCGAGAATGCTGAAAAAGACAACGGTCAATCTTGGCGTATGCGCTATGGCAAGAGCTTCGTTGAAACCGGCACCAACTTTAGCCTGGCAAGCTATCGCTACTCGACACAGGGCTTCTATACGTTACAAGAAACGTTGGATACCTACACTGATGGCCGCGTGTCACCCTATCTTGATCATAAGAAGAGCCGAGCAGAGTTGACGCTGAGCCAAAGCTTATGGGAAGGGGCTGGATCGTTGTCACTTAGCCTGATTCGTGAGGATTACTGGAATGACAACCGTCGTAATGAGTCGGCAAGCGTGGGTTATAACAATAGCTGGAACAGCATCAGTTATGGCCTGAACTATACCTACAGCAAGAACGGTTACGACAGTAATGGTAACCGGACCAACTACAACGATCAGATCTTTGCCTTTAATATCAGCGTTCCGTTGAGCAAGTGGCTGCCGAACAGCTACGCCACCTATAACCTGAATACCAGCCGCAATGGCACGACCAGCAACATCGTTGGCATCAATGGTACCGCATTGCCAAATGGCAACCTGAACTACAGCGTCAGCCAGGGTTATACCAGTCAGGGCCAGGGAGCCAACGGCAATGCCAGCGTCGATTACCGTGGAGGCCTGGGGCAGGTCAACCTGGGTTATGGTTATGACCATGATCAGCAGCGTCTCAACTACGGCGTGCAGGGCGGCATTGTGGTTCATGAAAATGGCTTGACTCTGTCTCAGCCATTGGGCGAGACCATCACTCTGGTGAAAGCGCCTGGTGCCAAAGACGTCAACGTGGTGAACCAGACCGGGGTAACTACCGACTGGCGTGGTTACGCTGTAGTGCCATATGCAACAGCATACCGCAAAAACTACATTGGGCTGGATACTACCACTATGCCAGATGATGTGGACATGACCTTGACCAGCCAGACCGTGATCCCAACCCGTGGCGCGGTCGTACGTGCCAACTTTAAACCAAATATCGGCCAGCGTGTGCTGATGACCATGTTGATGCAAGGTGGAGCACCGGTGCCGTTCGGCGCCACCGTGACCACCGCAGATGGTCAGAATGCGAGCATTGTCGGTGACAGTGGTCAGGTTTACCTCAGCGGGATGGCAGGCAGCGGCACGCTGAACGTGAAGTGGGGCAACTCATCCTCACAACAGTGCCGGGTGTCTTACAGCCTGACAGAACAGAAAGAAAATACCGGCATTCGCTTGATGAACGGCCAGTGTTTATAA
- a CDS encoding fimbrial protein: MMDLKQVLKSSVLCAALAAAGISTSALAADATLNITGTIKASPCTVVADDASGNVNVKLGDDIQAASLTPQKGSEWKPFDLKLKDCPDTTTAVVAAFTGTPATETGGEDLYKNTGDATKVQIELQNRTAGTRLGNGSNMKVDVVGATNDATFPLQARAYSVEGGVTPGTVVGTVQVAFTYQ; the protein is encoded by the coding sequence ATGATGGATCTCAAGCAGGTTTTAAAAAGCTCTGTATTATGCGCAGCCCTGGCGGCTGCGGGCATTAGCACTTCAGCCTTGGCTGCGGATGCGACCTTGAATATTACCGGTACGATAAAAGCATCGCCATGTACTGTTGTGGCAGATGATGCCTCCGGTAACGTCAACGTGAAGCTGGGGGATGATATTCAAGCCGCAAGTTTGACTCCTCAAAAGGGCAGTGAATGGAAGCCGTTTGATCTGAAATTGAAGGATTGCCCAGACACGACCACTGCGGTTGTTGCTGCGTTCACAGGAACGCCAGCAACTGAAACGGGTGGCGAAGATCTGTACAAGAATACGGGCGATGCTACTAAGGTTCAGATTGAGCTGCAAAACAGAACGGCCGGTACCCGTTTAGGTAACGGAAGTAATATGAAAGTCGATGTTGTTGGTGCAACCAACGATGCGACTTTCCCGTTGCAGGCCCGTGCTTACAGTGTTGAAGGTGGTGTTACACCAGGTACCGTTGTTGGTACCGTTCAGGTAGCGTTTACCTACCAATAA
- a CDS encoding LuxR C-terminal-related transcriptional regulator, with protein sequence MTLCNLPITRVALLTPSQLIEQGIERLLEEQADFRLVWRMGSISEARLRLIAPHVEMLIVTISTHQAGWQRWLQFIRVLRRTCPEMKIVVIMDISIPYFLQQLAEIKIDGILSQCDRLDEIRTAFTLVSQGGVYRSSRIGGTLSDEPGAMKPTALSLMELRVLQSLVQGVSIKHTAELLMRSEKTIMATKGKAMHKLGIKHSADLVAMRDVLEYLYLELTQSGESHVVTEANDVQKHIHRASKEKEIETLPTWLPPVDLLHSRGVMSGSYPARKE encoded by the coding sequence ATGACTTTATGCAACCTACCGATTACACGTGTTGCACTGTTAACTCCTAGCCAATTGATTGAGCAAGGGATTGAGCGCCTGCTTGAAGAGCAGGCGGATTTTCGGTTGGTTTGGCGAATGGGATCCATAAGCGAAGCCAGACTGCGGTTAATTGCGCCTCATGTTGAAATGTTAATAGTCACAATTAGCACTCATCAGGCTGGTTGGCAGCGGTGGCTACAGTTTATTCGAGTCTTACGCCGAACGTGCCCGGAAATGAAAATAGTCGTGATAATGGACATATCTATCCCCTATTTTCTGCAACAACTTGCCGAAATCAAGATTGATGGCATCCTCAGCCAGTGCGATCGCCTGGACGAAATAAGGACGGCCTTTACGTTAGTATCGCAAGGCGGTGTCTATCGTAGCAGTAGAATTGGCGGCACCTTGTCAGATGAGCCTGGTGCTATGAAGCCCACTGCGTTGAGCCTGATGGAATTAAGAGTATTACAATCTCTTGTACAAGGGGTGTCGATCAAGCATACCGCTGAGCTGTTGATGCGCAGTGAAAAAACGATCATGGCGACCAAAGGTAAAGCCATGCATAAGCTGGGGATCAAACATAGCGCCGATCTGGTTGCTATGCGGGATGTGCTGGAATATCTGTATCTGGAGTTAACTCAGTCAGGTGAAAGTCATGTGGTGACCGAGGCCAATGACGTCCAGAAACATATCCACAGAGCCAGCAAAGAAAAAGAAATAGAAACATTGCCGACATGGTTACCTCCTGTGGATTTGCTTCATTCACGGGGAGTGATGAGCGGTTCTTATCCAGCCAGGAAGGAATAG
- a CDS encoding response regulator transcription factor, whose amino-acid sequence MTMAHTYQRVNAHSPQSYGQKGEGVIVMESCPITALGMRNILAQSCGFADGVQLVSNLSEIPGLMRHRPAKLLIMELCGEEESVLDGLRLIALCLEHWPTTSMIICTALDDPRVLQLLTASGIKGLVLKQEPAVALAQCVQQVISGRRSYSHKVRQLLANQSAGGKALTARELDVLAYLFSGKSVTTAALMMHRDVRTVSTHKRNAMHKLGFHSDGELYLQGKWMAKTGPVFAR is encoded by the coding sequence ATGACGATGGCTCATACCTATCAGCGAGTAAACGCACATTCCCCACAGTCTTATGGGCAAAAGGGGGAGGGGGTGATTGTGATGGAGTCTTGTCCAATCACGGCGCTCGGTATGCGAAATATTTTAGCCCAGTCCTGCGGATTTGCGGACGGGGTTCAGTTGGTCAGCAATCTTTCGGAGATTCCTGGCCTAATGCGCCATCGCCCAGCCAAGTTATTGATCATGGAGCTGTGTGGTGAAGAAGAGTCGGTGTTAGACGGGTTAAGGCTGATTGCACTTTGCCTGGAGCATTGGCCAACAACCTCAATGATCATCTGTACCGCGCTTGACGATCCTCGTGTGTTGCAATTGCTGACTGCATCAGGGATCAAAGGGTTGGTCCTCAAACAGGAACCTGCCGTTGCGTTGGCACAATGTGTACAGCAAGTCATATCGGGACGCCGTAGCTATAGCCATAAAGTCCGGCAGTTGTTGGCTAACCAGTCTGCTGGTGGTAAAGCGTTGACCGCACGTGAATTGGATGTACTGGCCTACCTGTTTTCTGGCAAAAGTGTCACGACTGCTGCGTTGATGATGCACCGTGACGTTCGTACGGTCAGTACGCATAAACGTAATGCCATGCACAAGTTGGGCTTCCACAGTGATGGCGAGCTCTATTTGCAGGGCAAGTGGATGGCAAAAACCGGCCCGGTATTTGCCCGCTAA
- a CDS encoding FKBP-type peptidyl-prolyl cis-trans isomerase N-terminal domain-containing protein, with protein MKQGLKYGFFFTLALPLGCAFAAEQLKDDMSSTLQSLNAITSKVDEAPALLLLTPSQLDDISSPAERNTRQPAKRLSSKKAGEPTAAPTTELKALQAKIERLNTTLAKQEQELKQLRQTAQQDAEARAEVAQLKQNLQENLLATEQMQQDMKLATAAKSENAKDNSRLQQALDKSQQQSSALQKQLDVLAKSHNDNNQENKALQVALNESRKQAEEAKKTLVELTKKANEKALKASLLQKQLDLLIATQAVKSSERDTLKAQAAQSNQQNEAVQKQLATLTNQVKEKAQQMAVLQKQVEVLTVSNSEKAQGNQTIQAALDESHKQREALQNQLAALKGRADAQQLENSALQQRLVTLQKADIEPKSAKEIRDYAIGSSLAEDMLALLKERATQGIEVDSRIALAGVQDTFAGQLKLLPDQIEKALDAAEVALNSNQKQQKLNVETAGARYIEQFKKQKQVKKEASGYFYRIENTGNGPIGPNSIVTVVVKESLTNGKVIKDMDAAGTSITQPLSSYPPMFKSALMQLQNHGSMTMVVPPNLAYGDKGLPPDIPPGSTMIYNVKILDVMAPADTVTPVK; from the coding sequence GTGAAGCAGGGCTTAAAATATGGCTTTTTCTTTACGTTAGCGCTTCCTTTGGGCTGTGCGTTTGCAGCGGAGCAACTCAAGGACGACATGAGTTCAACACTGCAATCTTTGAATGCGATAACCAGCAAGGTAGATGAAGCCCCTGCGCTTCTCTTGCTGACCCCCTCCCAGCTTGACGATATCAGTTCGCCAGCCGAAAGAAACACCCGTCAGCCAGCCAAACGCCTCTCTAGCAAAAAGGCTGGCGAGCCTACCGCTGCCCCTACGACTGAATTAAAGGCTCTACAAGCCAAAATTGAACGGTTGAATACCACCCTTGCTAAGCAGGAACAGGAACTTAAGCAATTGCGACAAACCGCCCAACAGGATGCGGAAGCGCGTGCCGAAGTGGCTCAGTTAAAACAAAATCTGCAGGAAAATCTGCTGGCCACTGAACAGATGCAGCAGGATATGAAGCTTGCAACGGCGGCAAAGTCAGAAAATGCAAAAGATAATAGCCGATTGCAGCAGGCTCTAGACAAAAGCCAGCAACAGAGTTCGGCACTGCAAAAGCAACTGGATGTGCTGGCTAAATCGCATAATGATAATAATCAGGAAAATAAAGCCCTGCAAGTAGCCCTGAATGAAAGCCGCAAACAGGCCGAAGAGGCGAAAAAGACCTTGGTGGAGTTAACCAAGAAAGCCAACGAGAAAGCGCTGAAGGCATCTTTATTACAAAAACAGTTGGACTTACTGATCGCGACGCAGGCGGTGAAAAGTAGCGAGCGTGATACGCTGAAAGCGCAGGCTGCGCAAAGCAACCAGCAAAACGAAGCGGTACAAAAACAGCTAGCAACATTGACAAACCAGGTTAAAGAAAAAGCACAACAAATGGCTGTGCTGCAAAAGCAAGTCGAAGTGCTAACGGTGTCAAACAGCGAGAAAGCCCAAGGTAATCAAACCATACAGGCCGCTTTGGATGAAAGTCATAAGCAGAGGGAAGCGCTACAAAACCAACTGGCGGCGTTGAAGGGAAGGGCTGATGCGCAGCAGTTGGAAAATAGCGCATTGCAACAGCGGTTGGTCACTCTGCAAAAAGCGGATATAGAGCCAAAATCAGCGAAGGAAATTCGCGACTATGCGATCGGCAGCTCTTTGGCAGAAGATATGCTCGCTTTGCTTAAAGAGAGAGCGACGCAGGGTATTGAGGTGGATAGCCGTATAGCGTTGGCGGGGGTACAAGACACCTTCGCCGGGCAACTCAAGTTACTGCCAGATCAGATCGAAAAAGCATTGGATGCCGCAGAAGTGGCGCTGAATAGCAATCAAAAGCAGCAAAAATTGAATGTTGAAACGGCAGGGGCTCGTTATATAGAGCAGTTTAAAAAGCAAAAACAGGTGAAAAAAGAGGCATCAGGCTATTTCTACCGTATCGAGAATACCGGGAATGGGCCGATTGGGCCAAACAGTATTGTCACTGTGGTGGTAAAAGAGAGTTTGACAAACGGGAAAGTCATCAAGGATATGGATGCTGCAGGCACGTCAATCACGCAGCCATTGTCCAGCTATCCGCCCATGTTTAAATCTGCACTCATGCAGTTGCAAAATCACGGCAGCATGACGATGGTAGTTCCGCCAAATTTAGCTTATGGCGATAAAGGTCTACCACCTGACATCCCGCCGGGTTCTACGATGATATATAATGTAAAAATATTAGATGTGATGGCTCCTGCCGATACTGTCACTCCTGTAAAGTAA
- a CDS encoding fimbrial protein, producing the protein MKTLQSMMRISALGSVVAVGLCLTQQAQAATGICRALNGTQQYSFPFNQVFTDPAVNVTGKIIENAAGNNWSGGPTYPVTCDCPSPPFMSESYISASSPLMPGTTPINGMQSYILNDYLAVAAEVWVAGANPAYVAVPFQNRSNGLTGNTGQECAKWNYGSGSQGKITLYFRRPFVGTQVIPSTTLVNVFISSINGVSSPTPAATVSMSGTVTVPQSCDINPQAITINFGDIMSTAFQKAGQKPDNFNKVNQKLTLACRNISDGVKIDLSFQGTPDGNDNTALKTTNDDIAVKIEDASGNVISPNNGRLPVNMNYTGQVDSSGVTEMNLYPINTTGKMPAVGVFNSTATVRVEIQ; encoded by the coding sequence ATGAAAACTTTGCAATCAATGATGCGTATCTCTGCTCTCGGTAGCGTAGTGGCTGTTGGTCTGTGTCTTACTCAGCAGGCTCAGGCTGCCACGGGTATCTGCCGGGCGCTAAATGGTACACAACAATATTCTTTCCCGTTTAACCAGGTATTTACCGATCCTGCAGTCAACGTGACGGGTAAGATTATTGAAAACGCTGCTGGAAATAATTGGTCGGGCGGTCCAACCTACCCGGTAACTTGCGATTGCCCTTCGCCACCTTTTATGTCTGAATCGTATATTTCGGCTTCATCGCCGTTAATGCCGGGAACAACCCCAATTAACGGCATGCAGTCGTATATTCTCAATGACTATCTTGCCGTGGCGGCAGAAGTCTGGGTTGCCGGTGCTAACCCTGCTTATGTAGCCGTTCCCTTTCAAAACAGATCAAATGGTTTGACCGGTAACACAGGACAAGAGTGCGCCAAATGGAATTATGGTAGTGGTTCACAAGGCAAGATTACCCTTTATTTCCGTCGTCCTTTTGTTGGTACACAGGTAATACCGTCAACCACGTTGGTTAATGTATTTATTTCTTCAATCAACGGTGTCAGCAGCCCGACACCTGCGGCTACGGTTTCGATGAGTGGAACCGTTACGGTGCCACAGAGCTGTGATATCAATCCGCAGGCGATCACCATTAACTTTGGCGATATTATGTCGACTGCTTTCCAAAAGGCAGGACAAAAGCCCGATAATTTCAATAAGGTGAATCAAAAGCTGACCCTGGCCTGTCGTAACATTTCGGACGGTGTGAAGATCGATTTGTCATTCCAAGGGACGCCAGACGGTAATGATAATACGGCGTTGAAAACCACTAATGATGACATTGCTGTAAAAATTGAAGATGCGAGCGGCAATGTTATTTCACCAAATAATGGTCGCCTACCGGTAAACATGAATTATACCGGGCAGGTGGACAGCAGCGGCGTAACAGAAATGAACCTCTACCCGATAAATACGACTGGGAAAATGCCAGCGGTGGGGGTCTTCAATTCAACGGCCACTGTTCGTGTAGAGATTCAATAA
- a CDS encoding multidrug ABC transporter permease/ATP-binding protein, producing the protein MELLRVVFHQYRWPFLAVMTLTMASAALGIGIIAFINVQLMGAVGESLTILPQFLGLLALLMVVTLGSQLALTTLGHYFVYRLRGQLVKRILDTDIERLEQLGSASLLASLSSDIRNITIAFVRLPELVQGVILSIGSALYLGWLSPAMLGVTALWVAVTILGSWYLVSRVYRHLNNVREAEERLYQHYQSAIDGRKELALNRDRAKALFQQAYQPDAGDYRYHIIRADTFHLSAVNWSNIMMLGAIGLVFYMANSLGWANTEIAATYSLTLLFLRTPLLQAVGAFPTLISAAVAFNKVKALKLADYQEAFPATQAREWQTLELRDVVFRYKAGDEQPGFAVGPLNLTLRRGELVFLIGGNGSGKSTLAMLLTGLYVPVSGQILLDGSPLTASDRYDYRRLFSAIFTDFHQFHHLLGPEGKAPDAELVDTWLQRLKMKSKLVFDGARITNPQLSQGQRKRLALLLAVAEKRDILLLDEWAADQDPQFRRAFYRELLPCLRAMGKTIFAISHDDHYFEHADRLLQMRDGQLSELLGDERQQASKDSVSQIG; encoded by the coding sequence ATGGAGTTGCTAAGAGTCGTCTTCCACCAATATCGTTGGCCGTTTCTGGCGGTAATGACGTTGACCATGGCCAGCGCTGCGTTGGGTATTGGCATCATTGCATTTATAAATGTGCAGTTGATGGGGGCGGTGGGGGAGTCGCTGACGATATTGCCGCAATTTCTTGGTTTATTGGCCCTGTTGATGGTGGTAACACTGGGTTCACAGTTGGCGTTGACTACGCTAGGACACTATTTTGTTTATCGCCTGCGTGGTCAATTGGTCAAGCGTATTCTGGATACCGATATTGAACGCCTGGAACAACTGGGGAGCGCTTCGCTGCTTGCCAGTCTATCAAGTGATATTCGTAATATCACCATCGCCTTTGTTCGCCTGCCAGAACTGGTACAAGGGGTGATTTTGAGCATCGGTTCTGCGCTTTATCTTGGCTGGCTCTCGCCAGCGATGCTGGGCGTAACGGCGCTTTGGGTCGCGGTGACGATTCTTGGCAGTTGGTATCTTGTCTCACGGGTTTATCGTCATCTCAACAACGTGCGCGAAGCAGAGGAACGCCTTTATCAGCACTATCAGTCAGCGATTGATGGACGTAAAGAGTTGGCACTAAACCGTGATCGCGCCAAGGCGCTTTTCCAACAGGCTTACCAGCCGGATGCTGGTGATTATCGCTATCACATAATTCGTGCGGATACCTTCCATCTTAGTGCTGTCAACTGGTCAAATATCATGATGCTGGGCGCTATTGGTTTGGTATTTTATATGGCGAACAGCCTGGGATGGGCAAACACGGAGATTGCTGCAACCTATTCCCTGACTTTGTTGTTTCTGCGCACGCCATTATTACAGGCTGTTGGGGCATTTCCGACGTTGATCAGCGCCGCCGTTGCCTTTAACAAGGTGAAAGCGCTCAAACTGGCGGACTACCAAGAGGCCTTTCCTGCGACACAAGCCCGAGAATGGCAAACTCTGGAGTTACGTGATGTGGTATTTCGCTATAAGGCTGGTGATGAGCAACCAGGATTTGCTGTGGGGCCGCTCAATTTGACGTTACGACGTGGCGAGTTGGTGTTTCTGATTGGTGGCAATGGGAGTGGTAAATCTACGTTGGCTATGTTGTTAACTGGATTGTATGTGCCCGTCAGCGGGCAGATTCTGCTGGATGGCTCCCCGTTAACGGCCAGCGACAGGTATGATTATCGCCGCTTGTTCTCGGCCATCTTCACCGATTTCCATCAGTTTCATCATCTGTTGGGGCCGGAAGGGAAAGCGCCAGATGCTGAACTGGTAGACACCTGGCTGCAACGGTTAAAAATGAAAAGCAAATTGGTGTTTGATGGGGCCAGGATCACGAATCCGCAGCTTTCACAGGGGCAGCGTAAACGCTTGGCTCTGTTACTGGCGGTGGCGGAAAAACGGGATATTTTACTGTTGGATGAATGGGCGGCAGATCAGGATCCCCAGTTCCGCCGAGCTTTCTACCGTGAGTTGCTTCCCTGTTTGCGCGCCATGGGCAAAACCATCTTTGCCATTAGCCATGACGACCATTATTTTGAACATGCGGACCGCCTGCTGCAAATGCGAGATGGCCAGTTGAGCGAATTGTTAGGGGATGAACGCCAACAGGCCAGCAAGGATTCCGTCAGCCAGATCGGCTGA